From the genome of Phytohabitans rumicis, one region includes:
- a CDS encoding DUF805 domain-containing protein — MSFTAAVRSVLSKYVEFGGRARRAEYWWFVLFSVLLGIVTSILDVALGTDFEGSFMSSGLFSLIANLALLLPSLAVAVRRLHDIDRSGWWILIGLIPLVGVIVLLVFSLQDGTPGPNRFGPSPKHQAVPGWA, encoded by the coding sequence ATGTCCTTTACCGCCGCTGTTCGTTCGGTGCTTTCCAAGTATGTCGAATTCGGAGGGCGGGCCCGCCGAGCCGAGTACTGGTGGTTCGTCCTCTTCTCGGTCCTCCTCGGCATCGTGACCTCGATCCTCGACGTCGCGCTGGGCACGGACTTCGAAGGGTCGTTCATGTCCAGTGGCCTCTTCAGCCTGATCGCCAACCTGGCGCTTCTGCTGCCGTCGCTGGCGGTCGCCGTGCGGCGCCTGCACGACATCGACCGTTCCGGATGGTGGATTCTGATCGGGCTGATCCCGCTCGTCGGTGTGATCGTCCTGCTGGTGTTCTCCTTGCAGGACGGCACGCCCGGTCCAAACCGCTTTGGTCCGAGCCCGAAGCACCAGGCCGTTCCCGGCTGGGCCTGA
- a CDS encoding SigE family RNA polymerase sigma factor, with protein MEDFDAYVAAAWPRLLRSAWVLTGDWHQAEDLVQTVLARAYGRWPRLRDGAPDAYLRTMLATTYLTWWRRKSRNEIPTDPLPDGPERPGRDAQGRVEIQEGMRRALAALPRQQRAVLMLRFHADLTEADTARALNISVGTVKSYTARALATLRDDTSLRGLLVEEAQR; from the coding sequence GTGGAGGACTTCGACGCGTACGTGGCGGCGGCCTGGCCGCGGCTGCTGCGATCGGCCTGGGTGCTGACCGGGGACTGGCATCAGGCCGAGGATCTGGTGCAGACGGTGCTGGCCAGGGCGTACGGCCGGTGGCCACGGCTACGGGACGGCGCGCCGGACGCATACCTGCGCACCATGCTGGCGACGACGTACCTCACCTGGTGGCGGCGGAAGTCGCGCAACGAGATCCCGACTGACCCACTGCCGGACGGCCCGGAAAGGCCTGGCCGGGACGCTCAGGGGCGGGTCGAGATACAGGAGGGGATGCGGCGCGCGCTGGCGGCGCTTCCCCGGCAGCAGCGGGCCGTGCTGATGCTGCGATTCCATGCCGACCTCACGGAGGCCGACACGGCGCGGGCCCTGAACATCAGCGTGGGAACCGTCAAGTCTTACACCGCACGGGCATTGGCCACACTGCGCGATGACACGTCGCTGCGCGGGCTGCTTGTCGAGGAGGCACAGCGATGA
- a CDS encoding DUF1295 domain-containing protein, whose amino-acid sequence MALERGEYRVGRGLAATSRRLGFAVVTVTYLAAGVAAWGVCVAVRGQHPLVGTLWADLVATAVVFAVSMAVGNSSLYDPYWSVAPAVIVVAWAIWSGGADVAAISGRQALVIVLVLIWAVRLTANWALSWRGLSHEDWRYVQIRAQALVGCPGGW is encoded by the coding sequence ATGGCGCTGGAGCGCGGCGAGTACCGGGTGGGGCGGGGCCTGGCCGCGACATCGCGGCGGCTGGGGTTCGCGGTCGTGACTGTCACATATCTCGCGGCTGGCGTCGCCGCGTGGGGTGTCTGTGTCGCCGTACGGGGTCAGCACCCGTTGGTGGGCACGCTCTGGGCCGACCTCGTCGCCACCGCCGTGGTGTTCGCGGTGTCGATGGCCGTCGGAAACTCAAGCCTCTACGACCCGTACTGGAGCGTCGCGCCCGCCGTGATCGTCGTCGCGTGGGCGATCTGGAGCGGCGGCGCCGATGTCGCCGCGATCTCCGGCCGGCAGGCGTTGGTGATCGTCCTGGTGCTGATCTGGGCTGTCCGGTTGACCGCGAACTGGGCGTTGTCGTGGCGGGGCTTGAGTCACGAGGACTGGCGCTACGTACAGATCCGCGCCCAGGCCCTCGTTGGGTGCCCTGGTGGCTGGTGA
- a CDS encoding GNAT family N-acetyltransferase: MIRPLTSHLVEIINLRTERLELRPVRDEDVDRILEYRNLPEVTRWLLRTEVDPVSFRAAWRRRAAEDPDDHSVAVTLDSAVIGTVSLVVVDGMGQPGMPPRTEAQLGYIFDPVYGGHGYATEAVTAMVAHAFDHLGVRRITAGCFADNLASVRILEKVGMRREQHGVGDSWHAELGWVDGYTYALLAETWRRGTAN, from the coding sequence ATGATCCGTCCGTTAACGTCCCACCTCGTGGAGATCATCAACTTGCGCACCGAACGTCTCGAGCTTCGCCCGGTGCGTGATGAGGATGTCGACCGGATCCTGGAGTACCGCAACCTGCCGGAAGTCACTCGCTGGCTGCTGCGTACCGAGGTCGACCCGGTGTCCTTCCGGGCGGCGTGGCGGCGGCGCGCGGCTGAGGATCCCGACGACCACAGCGTGGCCGTGACCCTGGACAGCGCGGTGATCGGAACCGTTTCGCTCGTGGTGGTCGATGGCATGGGTCAGCCCGGCATGCCGCCACGGACGGAGGCGCAACTCGGCTACATTTTCGACCCGGTGTACGGCGGCCACGGCTACGCGACCGAGGCTGTCACCGCGATGGTGGCGCACGCGTTCGACCATCTGGGTGTTCGGAGGATCACCGCTGGCTGCTTCGCGGACAACCTCGCCTCGGTACGGATCCTCGAAAAGGTCGGCATGCGTCGTGAGCAGCACGGCGTCGGGGACTCCTGGCACGCCGAGCTGGGCTGGGTGGACGGCTACACGTACGCCCTGCTCGCCGAGACATGGCGCCGCGGGACGGCCAACTGA
- a CDS encoding AfsR/SARP family transcriptional regulator codes for MKFHVLGSLEVSANDRPVRLTGQRQRRLLALLLVNADRAVSLDTLIEVVWDEDPPTTAKRQVQNSISALRRLLAVGPAPEQPTIATEGNAYRLRLAASELDAGLFQNQVDEAQELSAAGQASQAAAELRAALRLWRGPALAGLTGRVLEAAAARLDEQRRAAIEECLELELRLGRHLDVIGELTELVATYPLRERLVGQLMVALHRSGRQADALAAYRRLRESLVGELGLEPGAQLRELHTAILKDENSVDALVSSASPATTASARAVPAQLPTDIAGFTGRVDHLKELDELLPDDPPGGATAAVISAIAGTAGVGKTALAVHWGQRVRHRFPDGQLYVNLRGFHPAGRAVHPSEALRGFLDALDVPPGRIPVGLAARSALYRSLLADRRMLVVLDNARDADQVRPLLPGSRGCRVVITSRNVLAGLVAAEGARPVMLDLFDPAEAHQMLVHRLGRERVGAEPQAAEEVITRCARLPLALAVAAARAATQPGFSLATLAAELRAAGGGLAAFSSRDPATDVRAVFSWSYEQLTEPARRLFRLLGLHPGADISVPAASSLAGVPDGQARPLLAELAEARLITEHAPGRYACHDLLRAYATELTHTSDANADRRAAQHRLLDHYLHGACAADRLLDPHRDPITIPPAEPGVAVERLADHEQAMSWFTIEVPGLLAAIDRAAQTGFDAHAWRLAWAAAYFLEGSGNWEPWAAAQQTALAAARRLADRSGQAHAHRSLGRVSVHLDRVDEADAHLRQAQHYFRAVGDLAGQARVNLDLCWISARQEQYRRALEHARKSLELFRTAGNRSGQARALNTVAWVRNYLGDHEQSLVAGEQALGLHQEIGDRHGEADTWDTLGHAHHHLGHRRESVTCYLRAVSLYRDLGHRWREADTLTRLGDAHHAVGAPKAAHDAWRRAVAILDELGHPDADPVRAKLRSR; via the coding sequence GTGAAGTTCCACGTCCTGGGGTCGCTGGAGGTATCCGCGAACGACCGGCCGGTGCGCCTGACCGGCCAGCGCCAACGCAGGCTACTCGCGCTGCTGCTGGTCAACGCCGATCGGGCGGTGTCGCTGGATACCCTGATCGAGGTGGTCTGGGACGAGGATCCGCCGACCACCGCCAAGCGCCAGGTCCAGAACAGCATCTCCGCGCTTCGCCGCCTGCTGGCCGTGGGGCCCGCGCCGGAGCAGCCCACGATCGCTACCGAAGGCAACGCGTACCGTCTGCGGCTGGCCGCCAGCGAGTTGGACGCCGGGCTCTTCCAGAACCAGGTTGACGAGGCGCAGGAGCTGAGCGCCGCCGGCCAGGCCAGCCAGGCCGCGGCCGAGCTGAGGGCGGCGCTGCGGTTGTGGCGCGGCCCGGCGCTCGCCGGCCTGACCGGCCGGGTACTGGAGGCGGCCGCGGCCCGGCTGGACGAGCAGCGACGCGCCGCCATCGAGGAGTGCCTGGAGCTGGAGCTGCGGCTCGGCCGCCACCTCGACGTGATCGGAGAGCTGACCGAGCTGGTCGCCACGTACCCGCTGCGCGAGCGACTGGTGGGGCAGCTGATGGTGGCCCTGCATCGTTCGGGGCGACAGGCCGACGCGCTTGCGGCATACCGCCGCCTGCGGGAGAGTCTCGTCGGCGAGCTCGGCCTCGAGCCCGGCGCGCAGCTGCGCGAGCTGCATACCGCCATCCTGAAAGACGAGAACAGCGTGGACGCGTTGGTGTCGAGCGCGTCGCCGGCCACGACCGCCAGCGCGCGGGCGGTCCCCGCCCAGCTCCCCACCGACATCGCCGGCTTCACCGGGCGCGTGGACCACCTCAAGGAGTTGGACGAGCTACTCCCCGACGACCCACCCGGCGGCGCCACCGCCGCGGTGATCTCCGCGATCGCGGGGACCGCCGGTGTCGGGAAGACCGCGCTGGCCGTCCACTGGGGACAACGGGTCCGGCACCGCTTCCCGGACGGCCAGCTGTACGTGAACCTGCGCGGCTTCCACCCTGCCGGTCGGGCCGTGCACCCGTCCGAGGCGTTGCGCGGGTTCCTGGACGCTCTGGACGTACCACCGGGACGGATTCCGGTTGGCCTGGCGGCCCGGTCGGCCCTGTACCGCAGCCTGCTGGCTGACCGGCGGATGCTGGTAGTACTGGACAACGCCCGAGACGCCGACCAGGTCCGGCCGCTGTTGCCCGGCAGCCGGGGCTGCCGGGTCGTGATAACAAGCCGCAACGTGCTGGCCGGCCTGGTCGCCGCCGAGGGCGCCCGCCCGGTCATGCTGGATCTGTTCGACCCGGCCGAGGCGCATCAGATGCTCGTCCATCGGCTCGGTCGAGAGCGGGTGGGTGCCGAGCCGCAGGCCGCGGAGGAGGTCATCACCCGCTGCGCGCGGCTTCCGCTGGCCCTGGCGGTGGCGGCTGCCCGCGCCGCCACCCAACCCGGCTTCTCGCTGGCCACGCTCGCCGCCGAGCTGCGCGCCGCCGGCGGCGGCCTGGCCGCCTTCAGCAGCCGCGATCCGGCTACCGACGTACGAGCGGTGTTCTCCTGGTCGTACGAGCAGCTCACCGAGCCCGCGCGGCGGTTGTTCCGGCTGCTCGGGCTGCACCCTGGCGCGGACATCTCCGTCCCGGCGGCCAGCAGCCTGGCCGGTGTCCCGGATGGACAGGCGCGTCCGCTGCTGGCCGAGCTAGCCGAGGCGCGCCTGATCACCGAGCACGCGCCGGGCCGGTACGCGTGCCATGACCTCCTCCGCGCGTACGCCACCGAGCTGACACACACGTCCGACGCCAACGCGGATCGCCGCGCGGCCCAACATCGTCTGCTCGACCACTACCTGCACGGCGCGTGCGCCGCCGACCGGCTGCTCGACCCGCACCGCGACCCGATCACCATCCCACCGGCCGAGCCCGGCGTCGCCGTCGAGCGGCTCGCCGACCACGAGCAGGCGATGAGCTGGTTCACGATCGAGGTTCCTGGCCTGCTCGCCGCCATCGACCGGGCGGCGCAGACCGGTTTCGACGCGCACGCCTGGCGGCTGGCCTGGGCCGCCGCCTACTTCCTGGAAGGGAGCGGAAACTGGGAGCCCTGGGCCGCCGCCCAGCAGACCGCGCTGGCGGCCGCGCGGCGGCTGGCCGACCGGAGCGGGCAGGCGCACGCCCACCGCAGTCTCGGCCGCGTCAGCGTCCACCTGGACCGGGTCGACGAGGCGGATGCCCACCTGCGCCAGGCCCAGCACTATTTCCGGGCGGTCGGTGACCTCGCCGGCCAGGCCCGGGTCAACCTCGACCTCTGCTGGATCAGCGCCCGGCAGGAGCAGTACCGGCGGGCGCTCGAACACGCCCGCAAGTCACTGGAGCTGTTCCGGACCGCGGGCAACCGGTCCGGGCAGGCCAGGGCCCTCAACACCGTGGCCTGGGTGCGCAACTATCTCGGCGACCACGAGCAGTCCCTGGTGGCCGGCGAGCAGGCCCTCGGCCTGCACCAGGAGATCGGCGACCGGCACGGCGAGGCGGACACCTGGGACACGCTGGGCCACGCCCACCACCATCTCGGCCACCGCCGGGAAAGCGTCACCTGCTACCTGCGGGCGGTGAGCCTGTACCGGGACCTCGGCCACCGGTGGCGTGAGGCCGACACCCTCACCCGTCTTGGCGACGCCCACCACGCCGTCGGCGCCCCGAAGGCGGCACACGATGCCTGGCGGCGCGCCGTCGCCATCCTCGACGAGCTCGGCCACCCGGACGCGGACCCCGTGCGCGCCAAACTGAGATCCCGCTGA
- a CDS encoding peptidoglycan-binding domain-containing protein yields MMRKAVAVLAAIVIGCLLLPAAAAAAPAQAAAAINFDCTLARWDRSEDFLWRFLPNNSAAYPNDLDCWLREGDYNNFGVVALQDMLVKCYGQAIAVDGDFGPRTREALAIAQWWEHTVNDQWQVRVSGVYSWNESGAYLRWPHYRDRDDLDRYYCWYLKTK; encoded by the coding sequence ATGATGCGGAAAGCCGTCGCGGTGCTCGCCGCGATCGTCATCGGGTGCCTGCTCCTCCCGGCCGCCGCCGCGGCGGCACCGGCGCAAGCGGCCGCCGCGATCAACTTCGACTGCACCCTCGCGCGATGGGACCGGTCGGAGGACTTTCTGTGGCGGTTCTTGCCCAACAACTCCGCGGCCTATCCGAACGATCTCGACTGCTGGCTCCGCGAGGGTGACTACAACAACTTCGGCGTGGTCGCCCTGCAAGACATGCTCGTCAAGTGCTACGGGCAGGCCATCGCCGTCGACGGCGACTTCGGTCCGCGCACCAGGGAGGCGCTCGCGATCGCGCAGTGGTGGGAGCACACCGTCAACGACCAGTGGCAGGTCCGGGTCAGCGGCGTCTATTCCTGGAACGAGAGCGGCGCCTACCTCAGGTGGCCGCACTACCGGGATCGTGACGACCTCGACCGGTACTACTGCTGGTATCTCAAGACCAAGTAG
- a CDS encoding DUF1295 domain-containing protein: MSLTGIQMMPTLVVFGGLLAVWPAVTVAAPLGPLDAVAVAVTATAIAIEAVADRQLRRFASDPAHRGRIVDRGLWRYSRHPNYLGEIGFWWGMWLFGLAAAPAWWWTVIGPIGMVLLFAAVSVPMMDRRSLERRPAYADHMRRVPALLPSLRACGRRLP; encoded by the coding sequence GTGAGCCTTACCGGCATCCAGATGATGCCCACGCTCGTCGTTTTCGGCGGCCTGCTCGCGGTCTGGCCGGCGGTGACGGTGGCGGCGCCGCTCGGTCCGCTCGACGCCGTTGCCGTGGCGGTGACGGCCACCGCGATCGCGATCGAAGCGGTCGCGGATCGGCAGTTGCGCCGGTTCGCCAGCGATCCGGCGCATCGTGGTCGGATCGTCGATCGTGGACTGTGGCGATACTCGCGCCATCCGAACTATCTAGGTGAGATCGGGTTCTGGTGGGGGATGTGGCTTTTCGGGTTGGCCGCCGCGCCGGCCTGGTGGTGGACAGTCATCGGTCCGATCGGGATGGTCCTGCTTTTTGCCGCGGTCAGCGTTCCGATGATGGATCGTAGGTCGTTGGAACGCCGCCCGGCGTATGCCGATCACATGCGCCGGGTTCCGGCGTTGCTGCCGTCGCTGCGCGCTTGCGGCCGCCGCCTACCCTGA
- a CDS encoding MBL fold metallo-hydrolase: MFGLQIIGTPGHTAGHIAVFDPSTGVLVAGDALRTTDGLTGPDPRYTNDMTQAAASVRRMAALDVRVILPGHGAPLTTGTAEALAKLAAHTDTTR, translated from the coding sequence ATTTTCGGCCTCCAGATCATCGGCACACCGGGACACACCGCCGGCCACATCGCGGTGTTCGACCCCTCGACCGGCGTCCTGGTGGCCGGCGACGCGCTGCGCACCACCGACGGGCTGACCGGCCCGGACCCGCGGTACACCAACGACATGACGCAGGCCGCGGCGTCCGTACGCAGGATGGCGGCCTTGGACGTACGCGTCATCCTGCCCGGACACGGCGCTCCCCTGACCACCGGCACCGCCGAGGCATTGGCGAAACTCGCAGCACACACCGACACGACCCGTTGA
- a CDS encoding SigE family RNA polymerase sigma factor, whose amino-acid sequence MSTYSEPPAVGPPAVAPTVVDEPAAARLRVGAVDARDQEFVEFVRASGRYLLRTAVLLCGDPVRAEELVQATYERTYRSWRVAREGDPQAYARRVLVNLRVDGWRRTRREVVVDPVALPDQAGPDHMGAVVARNVVVQALARLPLAQRRVVVLRHLLDLTETEVARELGISVGTVKSHHARGIARLREIFAEGDLR is encoded by the coding sequence GTGAGCACGTACAGCGAACCGCCTGCCGTGGGCCCGCCCGCCGTGGCGCCCACAGTGGTTGACGAGCCGGCGGCCGCCCGCCTCCGCGTCGGGGCAGTGGACGCGCGTGACCAGGAGTTCGTCGAGTTCGTGCGGGCGTCCGGTCGCTACCTGCTACGCACTGCTGTGCTGCTGTGTGGTGACCCGGTCCGGGCGGAGGAACTGGTCCAGGCCACCTATGAACGCACGTATCGCTCCTGGCGCGTGGCGCGCGAGGGCGACCCGCAGGCGTACGCGCGTCGTGTGCTGGTCAACCTGCGGGTCGATGGGTGGCGGCGCACGCGTCGCGAGGTCGTCGTCGACCCGGTCGCCCTCCCCGATCAGGCCGGGCCAGACCATATGGGCGCCGTCGTCGCCCGCAACGTCGTGGTCCAGGCTCTGGCCCGGTTGCCGCTCGCGCAGCGGCGGGTCGTGGTGCTGCGACACCTGCTGGACCTCACCGAGACCGAGGTTGCCCGCGAACTGGGGATCTCGGTCGGCACGGTCAAGTCCCACCACGCGCGGGGCATCGCCCGGCTGCGCGAAATCTTCGCGGAAGGGGACCTGCGATGA